A single region of the Brassica rapa cultivar Chiifu-401-42 chromosome A03, CAAS_Brap_v3.01, whole genome shotgun sequence genome encodes:
- the LOC103858947 gene encoding eukaryotic translation initiation factor 3 subunit M, translating to MTTIVPTSEEDPFLAVVRFTSQLAWADAGPEAAEPEITRLCREAEESIVAGKWLELASLMVTSAELVSSKISEKDLECTYTIICSLVKNANSAEDVLEMVKAISSKVVQQPSDKASLRLKILFNLYNLVDHPYARFQVYMKALTLAVEGKVAEYIVPSFEKIDSFLKEWSIDTKDQRQLFLAIANVLRENKSLVKESLKFLTKYLATFSNEDTLDEAKEEAVRAVIEFVKASSIFQCDLLDLPAVAQLEKDAKYAPVYQLLKIFLTQRLDAYMEFQAANAECLQTHGLVDEECVTKMRLLSLVDLASDESGKIPYTSIKDTLQVKEEEVELWIVKAITAKLIDCKMDQMNQVVIVSRCSEREFGSKQWQSLRTKLATWRDNIGNVISTIESNKVSEEGSQASSASAATIQGLGVR from the exons ATGACGACGATTGTTCCCACCTCCGAAGAAGATCCGTTTCTCGCCGTCGTCCGATTCACTTCCCAGCTCGCCTGGGCTGATGCTGGTCCCGAG GCTGCAGAGCCAGAGATCACCAGGCTATGTAGGGAGGCTGAGGAGTCTATTGTAGCAGGAAAGTGGTTGGAGTTAGCTTCGTTGATGGTTACTTCAGCTGAATTGGTTTCTTCCAAGATCTCTGAGAAAG ATCTTGAGTGCACCTACACCATCATTTGCAGCCTTGTCAAGAATGCGAATAGCGCTGAGGATGTTCTTGAAATGGTGAAAGCTATCTCTTCTAAGGTTGTTCAGCAACCGAGTGACAAAGCTTCACTTCGTTTGAAGAT CCTCTTCAATCTCTATAACCTTGTGGACCACCCGTACGCTCGTTTCCAAGTGTACATGAAAGCTCTAACACTAGCTGTTGAAGGGAAGGTAGCTGAGTACATAGTTCCTTCTTTTGAGAAGATTGATAGCTTCTTGAAAGAGTGGAGCATCGACACTAAAGATCAGAGGCAGCTCTTCCTTGCTATTGCTAACGTTCTGAGAGAGAACAAAAG CTTGGTGAAAGAATCCCTCAAGTTCTTGACGAAGTATCTAGCGACTTTCTCTAATGAGGATACTCTTGATGAAGCTAAGGAGGAGGCTGTGCGTGCAGTTATTGAGTTTGTCAAGGCTTCCAGCATCTTCCAG TGTGATTTGTTGGACTTGCCAGCCGTAGCACAGTTAGAGAAGGATGCTAAGTATGCACCTGTTTACCAGCTACTTAAGATTTTTCTTACTCAGAGGCTGGATGCTTACATGGAATTCCAAGCTGCAAATGCAGAGTGTCTGCAAACCCATG GACTTGTCGATGAAGAATGTGTAACGAAGATGAGATTGTTGTCACTGGTGGACTTAGCTTCAGATGAATCTGGCAAAATACCTTACACCTCAATTAAAGACACTCTACAG GTGAAGGAAGAGGAGGTTGAACTATGGATCGTTAAGGCAATCACTGCTAAGCTGATAGATTGTAAGATGGATCAGATGAACCAAGTTGTCATTGTCAG CCGATGTTCCGAGCGTGAGTTCGGGTCAAAGCAATGGCAGTCACTTCGAACGAAGCTCGCGACATGGCGG GATAACATTGGAAACGTCATAAGCACAATCGAATCGAACAAGGTAAGCGAGGAAGGTTCTCAGGCATCATCAGCATCTGCTGCAACAATTCAAGGATTGGGTGTCCGTTGA
- the LOC103858948 gene encoding UDP-arabinopyranose mutase 1 has translation MVEPANTVGIPLNHAALLKDELDIVIPTIRNLDFLEMWRPFLQPYHLIIVQDGDPSKTIAVPEGFDYELYNRNDINRILGPKASCISFKDSACRCFGYMVSKKKYIFTIDDDCFVAKDPSGKAVNALEQHIKNLLCPSSPLFFNTLYDPYREGADFVRGYPFSLREGVSTAVSHGLWLNIPDYDAPTQLVKPKERNTRYVDAVMTIPKGTLFPMCGMNLAFDRELIGPAMYFGLMGDGQPIGRYDDMWAGWCVKVICDHLGLGVKTGLPYIYHSKASNPFVNLKKEYKGIFWQEDIIPFFQSAKLSKEAVTVQQCYIELSKMVKEKLSAIDPYFDKLADAMVTWIEAWDELNPATKA, from the exons ATGGTTGAACCGGCGAATACCGTTGGAATCCCACTGAACCACGCCGCGCTGCTGAAGGATGAGCTCGACATCGTGATCCCGACGATCCGCAACCTCGATTTCCTCGAGATGTGGAGGCCTTTTCTCCAGCCTTACCATCTCATCATCGTCCAAGACGGAGATCCTTCCAAGACCATTGCTGTCCCCGAAGGGTTCGATTACGAGCTCTACAACAGGAACGACATTAACCGTATCCTCGGTCCGAAAGCTTCGTGCATCTCCTTCAAGGACTCTGCTTGTCGCTGCTTCGGTTACATGGTCTCTAAGAAGAAGTACATCTTCACCATTGACGACGATTGCTTT GTTGCTAAGGATCCATCTGGAAAAGCTGTGAACGCACTTGAGCAACACATCAAGAACCTTCTCTGCCCATCGTCCCCACTTTTCTTCAACACCTTGTACGACCCATACCGTGAAGGTGCTGACTTCGTCCGTGGATACCCTTTCAGTCTCCGTGAGGGTGTTTCCACTGCTGTGTCTCACGGTCTCTGGCTCAACATCCCTGATTACgatgctccaacccaactcgTTAAGCCTAAGGAAAGGAACACAAG GTATGTGGATGCTGTCATGACCATCCCAAAGGGAACACTTTTCCCAATGTGTGGAATGAACTTGGCCTTTGACCGTGAGCTCATTGGTCCGGCTATGTACTTTGGTCTCATGGGTGATGGTCAGCCTATTGGTCGTTACGACGATATGTGGGCTGGATGGTGTGTCAAG GTGATCTGTGACCATTTGGGATTGGGAGTGAAGACGGGTCTGCCATACATCTACCACAGCAAGGCGAGCAACCCATTTGTGAACCtgaagaaggagtacaagggaATTTTCTGGCAGGAGGATATCATTCCTTTCTTCCAGAGTGCAAAGCTCTCCAAAGAAGCTGTGACGGTTCAACAATGCTACATTGAGCTGTCCAAGATGGTGAAGGAGAAGCTTAGCGCTATTGATCCTTACTTTGACAAGCTTGCTGATGCTATGGTCACCTGGATTGAAGCTTGGGATGAGCTTAACCCGGCCACTAAAGCTTGA